TCCGCGTGCTGATATTTGGCCTGCCGGATATAGATTTCACCCATAAAATAATAGGCGGTACCGATGCGGCTGCCGTTCGCGGGAACGTACGAAATGTATTCTTCAAAAAGCGACAACGCTTCGTTATTTTTACCCAGATAAAATTTTGCTTCACCGAGAACTTCTATGAGACGGTGATCGTACTGATTCACTTTCAGCCCGTCTCCGGCACGCTGTTCGGCTTCCGCATACTGCCGGTTTTTTACCAAACTCCAGCACAGCACCGTATACGAATCGAGATTGTTCGGGTTTTCCGCCAGTTCCGATTCACACACCTGAATCGCTTCCGCATATTTGCCGCTCGTATACAATTGGAGCGCGTCGGCCTTTTGCTGGGCGAACGCGGGCGGAAGCGTTCCCGCGATCAGAATCACACATACACTGTAAAAAACGGCGCGTAATTTTCCGGACATATTATTTCACCATAGTACATTTGCCGGAAAAAGAACTTCCCGGCTCGAGCACGACCTGAGCGGAACAAATGTCACCGGTTACGGAACCGGTGGAAGCGACGAAAACCAACTGTTTGCCGTCGATGTTGCCTTCCACACTGCCCCGCACCAACACGCGCTCGGCGGTAATGTCCGCAACGACTTTCGCATTCGTATCCACGACCAAATCGCTGGTAGCTGTTATTAAACCGCTTACGGACCCCTTAATCATAAAAGGTTTTGCAAACCGGATCTCTCCGGTAAACACTATATCGGTTGCCAAAACCGTGTCGAAATCTTCTTCTTCAAGCTCGAATAAATCCGTATTTTTCAGTTCAAACATACATTTACTGTAACGGGAAACGGGATTCCCGTCAAGTATTTACCGATTCTCCTGCCTGAGGCCGAACCCGAACGCCGCACCGCACGGACCGCTCCGCAGTCCGCTAGAAAAATGCAAATAGCAGACGGAAAAATCAAAACCCCGGCGGAAAAAACGGCTTGCGTAAATTCGGATAAGGGATTATGCTCTATAATATAACACATTGGAAAGGACATATCTCATGAACTTTGTCGAAGAAATGAAGAAAAAAGCATCCGCGCTTCAGAACCGCTTGGTGCTTCCCGAAGGAACGGAAGAACGCACTATCGCCGCCGCCGCAAAAATCGTCGCCGAAAAATTGGCGAAAGAAGTAATCCTTTTGGGTAAACCGGAAGAAATCAAAAAAGCTGCACTCTCTTTGGGCGTTTCTCTGGACGGTATTACGCTGATCGATCCTGAAACGTCGGAATGGAATGCAGATTTTGCCGCTGAATATTACGAGCTGCGCAAAAAGAAAGGCATGACGAGTGAACAGGCAGCCGCCGACATCAAACATTTTCTGCGGTTCGGCGCGATGATGGTACGGAAAGGAAAGGCCGACTCGATGGTTGCCGGCGCGCTTTCGGCAACGGCCGACGTACTGCGTGCCGGATTGACTATTATCGGAACCGCCCCCGGCATGAAAACCGCGTCTTCCTGCTTCGTTATGGATACGC
This sequence is a window from Treponema brennaborense DSM 12168. Protein-coding genes within it:
- a CDS encoding tetratricopeptide repeat protein, translated to MSGKLRAVFYSVCVILIAGTLPPAFAQQKADALQLYTSGKYAEAIQVCESELAENPNNLDSYTVLCWSLVKNRQYAEAEQRAGDGLKVNQYDHRLIEVLGEAKFYLGKNNEALSLFEEYISYVPANGSRIGTAYYFMGEIYIRQAKYQHADIALTAAVRSEPLLDYWWTRLGYAREMAGNYRASITAYDKALLLNPSQADARRGRDRVQASL
- a CDS encoding bactofilin family protein, with protein sequence MFELKNTDLFELEEEDFDTVLATDIVFTGEIRFAKPFMIKGSVSGLITATSDLVVDTNAKVVADITAERVLVRGSVEGNIDGKQLVFVASTGSVTGDICSAQVVLEPGSSFSGKCTMVK